CCATTTCTTCCCTTTGTGGTGAGATTACCGATATAGGAGGGGATTTAAAGTGAATATTAAAGGGAGAGTATGGAAATATGGTGATGATGTAAATACCGATATTATCTTTCCGGGTAAATATACTTATACTATTTCCGATCCTAAAGAGATGGCACTCCATGCCCTGGAAGACCTTGATTCGAAGTTTGTCAAAGAAGTTGAAAAGGACGATATTATTGTAGCGGGAAAGAATTTTGGTTGTGGCAGTTCCCGGGAACAAGCCGCTACCTGTCTAAAATATGCGGGAGTGGGAGCTGTTGTAGCCCAATCATTCTCCAGAATATTTTTTCGGAATGCTATTAATCAGGGACTTCCCGTGATTCAAAGCAAAGAAGCAGTGGAGAATATATCTTCAGGTGAATTAATTGAAATTGATTTTGAAAGAGGAAAATTGTTGTGCAAAGAGGGAGTTCTTAATTTTCCTCCTTTGCCGGAATTGGTATTAGGGATTCTTACAGATGGGGGACTTATTCCTCACACTAAAAAATTATTGAAAATGGAGAAGGGAGAATAAAATGGCGAAATATAAGATAGCCTGGTTACCGGGTGATGGAATCGGAAATGATGTAATGGAAGCAGCAAAAATTGTATTAGATGAACTTAAACTTGATGCAGAATATTTGCCTGGCGATGTGGGTTGGGAATTTTGGAAAAAAGAAGGAAATCCTTTACCTGACAGGACTATAAAAATTCTCCAAGATACAGATTGTTGTCTCTTTGGAGCGATAACTTCCAAACCTAAAGAAGAAGCAAAAAAGGAACTTGCCCCCGAACTCAAAGAAAAAGGGTATGTTTATTCGAGCCCAATTGTAAGATTACGTCAGGAATTTAAGTTACATACGAACTTACGTCCCTGTAAAGCTTATAAAGGAAACCCTCTCAATTATCGTGATGATATAGATTTGGTGGTTTTTAGGGAAAATACCGAAGGATTGTACAGTGGAGTAGAGTTTCATCCTCTACCCCAAAAGGTAATGGATTCTCTGGTAGAAAGTCATCCCAAGATGAAAAGATTTAAAGACATCCCTTTAGAAGATATTGCTTTATCTTGCAGGATCTTTACTCGGAAAGCCTGTCAATCTATTATCCGTCAGGGTTTTGAATATGCC
This region of Candidatus Atribacteria bacterium genomic DNA includes:
- a CDS encoding 3-isopropylmalate dehydratase small subunit → MNIKGRVWKYGDDVNTDIIFPGKYTYTISDPKEMALHALEDLDSKFVKEVEKDDIIVAGKNFGCGSSREQAATCLKYAGVGAVVAQSFSRIFFRNAINQGLPVIQSKEAVENISSGELIEIDFERGKLLCKEGVLNFPPLPELVLGILTDGGLIPHTKKLLKMEKGE
- a CDS encoding isocitrate/isopropylmalate dehydrogenase family protein codes for the protein MAKYKIAWLPGDGIGNDVMEAAKIVLDELKLDAEYLPGDVGWEFWKKEGNPLPDRTIKILQDTDCCLFGAITSKPKEEAKKELAPELKEKGYVYSSPIVRLRQEFKLHTNLRPCKAYKGNPLNYRDDIDLVVFRENTEGLYSGVEFHPLPQKVMDSLVESHPKMKRFKDIPLEDIALSCRIFTRKACQSIIRQGFEYAKKYNRSSVTVIEKPNVIRETSGLMIREARKIAQEYPGIELWETNVDA